The following proteins are encoded in a genomic region of Planococcus lenghuensis:
- a CDS encoding Gfo/Idh/MocA family protein, which translates to MDELNIGMVGYKFMGKAHSNAYRALPMFFPDRVKPTMKVICGRNEEGVSVAAKDFGWKEYTTDWKTLLSRDDIDVIDINAPSNVHKEIAVASANAGKHLYCEKPLALTLQDSRDMLAAAEQAGIKHMIGFNYRFTPAIMLAKKLIEDGRLGDIRHFRAWFLQDWLTDPHFPLAWRLQKEIAGSGAHGDLNAHLIDLAHFLVGDLKEVIGMSETFITERPLPDDTGGLSGTSKKNAATGPVTVDDAALFLARFENGAIGSFEATRFAAGHRSTNSFEINGSKGSVIFDFERMNELQVYLTDDQADVQGFRRVMATDPAHAYSDAWWPAGHPIGYEHTFTHAFVELADAIREDRQPVPNFKDGVKCQQVLEAVELSIEERRWVQISSL; encoded by the coding sequence ATGGATGAATTGAATATAGGCATGGTCGGCTATAAATTCATGGGTAAAGCGCACAGCAATGCCTACCGCGCCTTGCCAATGTTTTTTCCGGATCGGGTAAAACCGACGATGAAAGTGATCTGCGGACGCAACGAAGAAGGAGTTTCCGTAGCGGCCAAAGACTTTGGCTGGAAAGAATATACGACGGATTGGAAAACATTATTAAGCAGAGATGACATTGATGTTATCGATATCAATGCGCCGAGCAATGTACATAAGGAAATTGCGGTTGCTAGTGCAAATGCCGGCAAGCATTTGTATTGTGAAAAGCCGCTCGCCCTTACCCTGCAGGACTCCCGGGATATGCTGGCAGCGGCGGAACAAGCGGGTATCAAGCACATGATTGGCTTCAATTACCGGTTCACACCGGCCATAATGCTGGCAAAAAAGCTGATCGAAGACGGCCGGCTGGGTGATATCCGTCATTTCCGGGCCTGGTTCCTGCAGGACTGGCTCACTGATCCCCACTTCCCGCTCGCCTGGCGGCTTCAAAAAGAAATTGCCGGCTCGGGTGCCCATGGCGATTTAAACGCCCACCTCATTGATCTTGCCCATTTTCTCGTCGGTGATTTGAAAGAAGTAATCGGCATGAGCGAAACATTTATCACTGAACGGCCGCTCCCTGATGATACCGGCGGCTTGTCAGGAACGAGCAAAAAGAATGCCGCAACAGGGCCGGTCACGGTCGATGATGCCGCTCTCTTCCTGGCCCGGTTTGAAAACGGCGCAATCGGCAGTTTTGAAGCGACCCGATTCGCCGCTGGTCACCGGAGCACGAATTCCTTTGAAATTAACGGCAGTAAAGGCAGCGTGATTTTCGATTTTGAACGGATGAATGAACTGCAAGTCTACTTGACCGATGACCAGGCCGACGTCCAGGGCTTCCGCAGAGTGATGGCGACCGATCCGGCCCATGCCTATTCGGATGCATGGTGGCCAGCTGGTCACCCAATCGGCTATGAACATACATTTACGCATGCATTCGTGGAATTGGCGGATGCCATCCGCGAAGACCGTCAGCCTGTTCCAAACTTCAAGGATGGCGTCAAATGCCAGCAAGTCCTGGAAGCCGTTGAGTTATCGATTGAAGAGCGCCGGTGGGTCCAGATCTCAAGTCTATAG
- a CDS encoding ThuA domain-containing protein, whose protein sequence is MKKTALIVQGGWEGHEPEQVAGIYKQILEEENFEVEVSDTLESYADAEKLKSLDLIVPNWTMDEIDPGYVRNVSEAVISGVGLAGSHGGMCDSFRKNVDWQFMTGGNWVAHPGNDGIEYMVNVKHSSSPILEGMADFKVVSEQYYLHVDPAVEVLATTRFPVAEGPHAFNRAVDMPVVWTKRWGAGRVFYNSLGHVADIVAMPEVSFIMRRGFRWAAEGKALYAGMADKSGAKAGVYTGMGDSQ, encoded by the coding sequence ATGAAAAAAACAGCATTAATCGTCCAAGGCGGCTGGGAAGGTCATGAACCTGAACAAGTTGCCGGAATCTATAAACAAATACTTGAAGAAGAGAATTTCGAGGTCGAAGTTTCAGACACACTCGAATCCTACGCAGATGCAGAAAAATTGAAATCACTCGATTTGATCGTTCCGAATTGGACGATGGATGAGATCGACCCGGGCTACGTACGCAACGTTTCAGAAGCGGTCATCAGTGGTGTCGGCTTAGCGGGCAGCCATGGCGGCATGTGTGATTCTTTTCGGAAAAACGTCGACTGGCAATTCATGACCGGTGGCAATTGGGTTGCGCATCCCGGGAATGACGGTATCGAATATATGGTGAATGTCAAACATTCATCCAGCCCCATTCTGGAAGGAATGGCTGATTTCAAAGTCGTCAGCGAACAATATTATCTGCACGTGGATCCGGCCGTTGAAGTGCTGGCCACTACCCGGTTCCCTGTCGCGGAAGGCCCGCATGCATTCAACCGGGCGGTGGATATGCCCGTTGTATGGACGAAACGCTGGGGAGCCGGCCGGGTGTTTTATAATTCCCTTGGCCATGTCGCAGACATTGTCGCTATGCCGGAAGTATCTTTTATCATGCGGAGAGGATTCCGGTGGGCAGCTGAAGGCAAAGCATTGTATGCCGGCATGGCTGATAAGAGCGGAGCAAAAGCAGGGGTTTATACCGGAATGGGTGACAGCCAATGA
- a CDS encoding Gfo/Idh/MocA family protein, with amino-acid sequence MNKKQLKIGIIGCGYISSIYMENIPAYSHLSLVACADLDLERARSQAAAFNIPKACSVQELLEDPEIDLVVNLTLPQVHAEVSLQILEAGKHVYVEKPLAISLQEAKQVLEAADNKGLLVGSAPDTFLGTGIQTALQLIENGEIGIPVGASASMIIRGHEHWHPNPSFYYEKGGGPLFDMGPYYLTALIALLGPIRRLAGSARISYPERTITSEPNAGTKINVSTETHIAGTIDFAAGAIATLTTSFDAFGGSSLPPIEIYGSEGTLLVPDPNTFGGPVKLRKKDEEEFTDIPLLSAFQDNGRGIGVADMGRTILSRPNAHRANGQLAYHVLEAMHGFLESSHKGTFYEMESTCVKPASFSVTDQVFN; translated from the coding sequence ATGAACAAGAAACAATTAAAGATCGGCATCATCGGCTGTGGCTATATCAGTTCCATCTATATGGAAAATATTCCGGCATACAGCCATTTATCCCTTGTTGCCTGTGCCGATCTCGATTTGGAGCGGGCTCGTTCCCAGGCGGCAGCGTTTAATATTCCAAAAGCTTGCAGCGTACAGGAACTGCTGGAAGATCCTGAAATAGATCTCGTAGTGAATCTCACACTGCCGCAAGTGCACGCGGAAGTCAGCCTGCAAATTCTGGAAGCCGGGAAGCATGTGTATGTGGAAAAACCGTTGGCCATTTCTCTTCAAGAAGCGAAGCAGGTTCTTGAAGCTGCGGATAATAAGGGATTGCTGGTCGGCAGTGCGCCTGATACTTTCCTCGGCACAGGTATCCAGACGGCTCTCCAACTGATTGAGAACGGGGAAATCGGTATACCGGTCGGCGCGTCCGCCTCCATGATCATCCGGGGACATGAGCATTGGCATCCGAACCCTTCCTTCTACTATGAAAAAGGAGGCGGTCCGCTGTTTGATATGGGCCCGTATTATTTAACTGCTTTGATCGCGTTGCTTGGTCCAATCCGGCGTCTTGCCGGCTCAGCCCGCATCAGCTATCCGGAACGGACAATTACGAGCGAACCGAACGCCGGTACGAAAATCAACGTCTCAACAGAGACACATATTGCTGGCACGATCGATTTTGCTGCAGGAGCGATCGCTACTCTCACCACCAGTTTCGATGCCTTCGGCGGATCCTCCCTCCCGCCGATCGAGATCTACGGCAGCGAAGGGACATTGCTGGTGCCTGATCCGAACACATTCGGCGGCCCTGTGAAACTTCGAAAAAAAGATGAAGAAGAATTCACTGACATCCCGTTATTGTCTGCATTCCAAGACAATGGCCGCGGTATCGGCGTCGCTGATATGGGCCGGACGATTCTCAGTAGACCGAACGCTCACCGTGCAAATGGACAGCTTGCTTACCATGTGCTTGAAGCAATGCATGGCTTTCTGGAATCATCGCACAAAGGTACTTTTTACGAAATGGAAAGCACGTGTGTAAAGCCGGCTTCATTTTCCGTCACCGACCAGGTTTTCAATTGA
- the queE gene encoding 7-carboxy-7-deazaguanine synthase QueE: MKIPVMEIFGPTIQGEGMVMGQKTMFVRTAGCDYSCSWCDSKFTWDGTGKSTAMQPEEIIQELKRSGQQFFSHVTISGGNPVLHKGIGELIRLCHVQGWKVAVETQGSFWQDWLLAVDDITLSPKPPSSGMKTDFNKLDAIMGKLDEANASLKIVIFDETDFTFAEQLHMRYPSVPFFLQVGNSDTATTDDAHLVSVLLRQYEWLIDLTACSSVMNDAKVLPQLHALVWGNKRGV; the protein is encoded by the coding sequence ATGAAAATTCCGGTCATGGAGATATTTGGTCCAACGATTCAAGGAGAAGGTATGGTGATGGGGCAAAAAACGATGTTTGTCCGGACGGCCGGTTGTGATTACTCCTGTTCCTGGTGCGATTCCAAATTTACCTGGGATGGGACAGGGAAAAGTACAGCAATGCAGCCCGAGGAAATCATTCAAGAACTGAAACGATCCGGGCAGCAATTTTTTTCGCATGTCACGATTTCCGGCGGCAATCCCGTTCTTCACAAAGGGATCGGGGAGTTAATCCGGCTGTGCCATGTACAGGGATGGAAAGTCGCTGTGGAAACACAGGGCTCATTTTGGCAGGATTGGCTGCTGGCTGTCGATGACATTACGCTGTCGCCGAAGCCGCCCAGCTCCGGGATGAAAACCGATTTCAATAAACTGGATGCGATTATGGGGAAATTGGATGAAGCGAATGCCAGCTTGAAAATCGTGATTTTTGATGAAACGGATTTCACTTTTGCTGAACAGCTTCACATGCGTTACCCATCAGTTCCGTTCTTCCTGCAGGTCGGCAATAGCGATACGGCCACAACAGATGATGCCCATCTCGTCTCCGTCCTGCTGCGGCAGTACGAATGGCTGATTGATCTGACTGCCTGCTCGTCAGTTATGAATGATGCCAAAGTGCTGCCTCAGCTCCATGCGCTGGTGTGGGGAAATAAACGCGGCGTTTAG
- the queD gene encoding 6-carboxytetrahydropterin synthase QueD — MMQQFYPAVPHTYRFELNKDFNFSAAHFIPSKEAGKCQVMHGHTYFVNVTVGGNELDPSGFLIDFKLLKEAVHKRYDHSVLNDHPEFKNDFPTTERLAEQIWTSIQSLLTTRNNKPVCLQVIVRETPTSYVVYRPNREDFQ; from the coding sequence ATGATGCAGCAATTTTATCCGGCCGTTCCGCATACTTACCGTTTTGAATTGAATAAGGATTTTAATTTTTCTGCCGCTCATTTCATTCCATCGAAAGAAGCGGGGAAGTGTCAAGTGATGCATGGCCATACATACTTTGTCAATGTGACGGTCGGCGGGAATGAATTGGATCCTTCTGGTTTCTTGATCGATTTTAAGTTATTGAAAGAAGCGGTTCATAAAAGATATGACCACTCGGTGCTGAATGATCATCCGGAATTCAAGAACGATTTCCCGACAACGGAGCGGTTGGCTGAACAGATTTGGACTTCCATTCAATCCCTTCTGACAACACGGAATAATAAACCGGTCTGCCTTCAAGTCATTGTCCGGGAAACGCCGACAAGCTATGTTGTGTACCGGCCCAATCGGGAGGACTTCCAATGA
- the queC gene encoding 7-cyano-7-deazaguanine synthase QueC: protein MKNEKAVVVFSGGQDSTTCLFWALSKFGEVATVTFDYGQRHAAEIEHAQAIAEELQVPFKILDMKLINQLSANALTRNDIPVEQQDGELPSTFVPGRNHLFLSFAAVYAQAIGARHLITGVSEADFSGYPDCRDTFIKSLNVTLNLAMDAQFVLHTPLVWRDKAEVWALSDELGALDFVREKTLTCYNGIPSSGCGDCPACRLRNAGLEAYLKAKSEGAAV from the coding sequence ATGAAAAATGAAAAAGCAGTCGTTGTATTCAGCGGCGGTCAAGACAGCACAACCTGTCTGTTCTGGGCGTTATCAAAATTCGGAGAAGTGGCGACCGTGACATTCGATTATGGGCAGCGGCATGCGGCGGAAATTGAACATGCACAGGCCATTGCAGAGGAATTGCAGGTACCATTCAAAATACTCGACATGAAACTGATCAACCAATTATCGGCGAACGCACTCACCCGGAATGACATTCCGGTTGAGCAGCAAGATGGCGAATTGCCATCCACGTTTGTGCCGGGAAGAAACCATTTATTTCTATCTTTTGCCGCAGTATACGCACAAGCGATCGGTGCCCGTCATTTGATCACCGGCGTGAGCGAAGCGGACTTCAGCGGTTATCCGGATTGCCGGGATACATTCATTAAATCGCTGAATGTGACGTTGAATTTAGCGATGGACGCCCAATTCGTCTTGCATACTCCGCTCGTGTGGCGGGATAAAGCAGAGGTATGGGCACTGTCGGATGAACTGGGTGCACTCGATTTCGTCCGGGAAAAAACATTGACTTGCTATAATGGCATACCAAGCAGCGGCTGCGGTGACTGTCCTGCCTGCAGATTGCGGAATGCAGGGCTCGAGGCATACTTGAAAGCGAAGTCTGAAGGAGCGGCCGTATGA
- a CDS encoding glycine-rich domain-containing protein, producing MTETLFTVIVIVMLLGLLIAAYGLTKRTQKRRHARFREQRSQLKHDEYTFLKQQTSLGLDFIGTTKPVAQDLARQLEKAFPLSYQVNIFNRMVDETEFNTQTLMELIFEQKRFLLMTAVFKQVPMFSTRVDEVWHTMLLFTQSYQSFTETFAGQFIHHQPNVDGKDGEDDRFLFDMMYLELFEEMPFSERAWGFSFYQHKPSQRFIDEWETESAAALADRYFFDRPDTQEIARYLIREVKAALDARKNYRNIQEFRSIKANLQNRSSRAFSNDTLNAITLGYVFWAAWEDPSAYDQSLGFKRVDSSGETGGFFEFDGGSDSDGGSSCGSSCGGGCGSA from the coding sequence ATGACAGAAACCTTATTCACTGTAATCGTCATTGTTATGTTACTCGGCCTGCTGATTGCCGCATACGGTCTCACGAAAAGAACCCAGAAGCGGCGGCATGCGCGGTTCCGGGAGCAACGGTCACAGCTTAAACACGATGAATACACTTTTTTGAAACAGCAGACATCCCTCGGTTTGGATTTCATCGGAACGACAAAACCGGTTGCGCAGGATCTGGCCCGGCAGTTGGAGAAAGCATTCCCGCTCTCATACCAAGTGAATATCTTCAATCGAATGGTGGACGAGACGGAGTTCAACACCCAAACATTGATGGAGCTCATTTTTGAACAGAAACGGTTCCTGCTGATGACTGCGGTCTTCAAACAGGTTCCGATGTTTTCGACCCGCGTCGATGAAGTATGGCATACGATGCTCCTGTTCACGCAGTCGTATCAATCCTTCACAGAAACCTTTGCCGGCCAATTCATTCATCATCAGCCCAATGTCGACGGCAAGGACGGGGAGGATGACCGGTTCCTGTTTGACATGATGTATTTGGAGCTGTTTGAAGAAATGCCTTTTTCAGAACGGGCGTGGGGCTTTTCCTTTTATCAGCATAAACCGAGCCAGCGTTTCATTGATGAATGGGAAACAGAAAGCGCAGCGGCATTGGCGGACCGGTACTTTTTCGACCGGCCGGATACACAGGAAATCGCCCGGTATTTGATCCGTGAAGTGAAAGCGGCACTTGACGCCCGGAAGAATTACCGGAATATCCAAGAGTTCCGAAGCATTAAGGCCAATTTGCAAAACCGTTCCAGCCGGGCATTCAGTAACGACACGCTCAATGCCATTACACTCGGTTATGTTTTTTGGGCTGCGTGGGAAGACCCGTCTGCTTATGATCAATCCCTTGGTTTCAAACGCGTTGATTCATCTGGTGAAACAGGCGGTTTTTTTGAGTTCGACGGTGGAAGTGACAGCGATGGCGGCTCATCGTGCGGTTCATCCTGTGGAGGCGGCTGCGGTTCTGCTTAG